From the Lactuca sativa cultivar Salinas chromosome 9, Lsat_Salinas_v11, whole genome shotgun sequence genome, the window GTGATGTCTTCGATCATCATCTTCACTTTCTCCATCCTCCTGTTTTCACCCTTTACAGTCTCATCTCTAATCGACGCCACGGACGACGGAGACCATGACAACCTCACTGCCTATGAAATCATTCAATCGTATGGGTTTCCGAAGGGGATTCTCCCTATAGGCGTCACCGGCTACGAACTCGACAAATCCACCGGAAAATTCAAAGCTTTCTTCAACGGTTCTTGTAGCTTCTCTCTCGAAGGTTCCTATGACCTTAAATACAAATCAACTATTGGTGGGATCATATCGAAAGGTAGGTTAAAGGATCTTACTGGGGTTAGCGTCAAGGTGTTTTTCTTTTGGCTCAACATTGTCGAGGTTTATACATCAGAAGACGAGCTTGGTTTTTCTGTTGGCATTGCGTCAGCTGGGTTTCCGATCGATAATTTTGAGGATTGTCCGCAATGTGGATGTGGTATGGATTGCAATGGCGTTGTTGACGACCCTCGAGGTAAGCAATCGACGAAGATCAGAACAAACCCCTTTGTTTCTTCAATCTAGAGATTCGATCATCTGCAATTTCTATTACACGTAGAGACAGACTATCATTCTTCTTTAGCTTTTTTTTCCTCTTTCCTTTGTACTAAGTTTTAATTCCCAGTATGTTTTCTTGCACCCATGCGAATTATGTGCAAATGAATTATGCGTCATTAATCCATGTTGGGTTCTTTTAGTTTAATTTTGTACACTTGATGATCTCAATTGTTCTCCATAAAATAGCTCAGTTTTATATGCCTCTACCATTCTGGATCTTTGtcaatttttttatctttttgacaaagataatGATGTTTCCTAGCGAATGCATAGAGAGGAGTCTATATGTTTGTATTTTGTAAGTGTGAGATTGGGGATCAATGTAGCATCTAAAAGTCTTATGGTTTTAGACTTCTGGTATTGATTATGCTATTTGAAATACGCATGGTTTTTGGAACAAAACGTTCGATCAATGTAGCATCTAAAAGCCCCTTTATGAATACAAAATTAGACCCATTACTATGTAGTTTGAATCTTGATTCTTTTGATGATCTTTGAAGCAACTATAATACAAATTAAAGTCTTCTTTTTGACAATCCTTAAACCCACAATCTAATAGTATATGTGGgtccaattatatatatatatatatatatatatatatatatatatatatatatatatatatatatatatatatatatatatatatatatatatatatatatatatatatatatatatatatatatatatatatatatatatccctctgGTACAACAAATCAAGCTATGCAAGCTATTGCTCTCTTTGAGAGTTTCTTTtaacatcttttaaaaaaaaaatggtaaaaTGTATCATATGAGAACAGCCCATTTTAAATCTTCTCAGGCCAATCATGTGGGAGTAAATCACACCACTATAAATGTACTAAAATCAGCAAAAGGAGGGATGGTTAAGTTCACAATTTAATTGTAATCTTATTCTGTTTTTCTTCACATTATGATTCCATGCTGAAAGTTATCCATGCTCAGCTATGAAAATTCAGTCTTTCTATAATATGGCATTTTAAGATAATAGTATGTTGATTTCAAAATGACGTTCTAAAGAGAAGACCGCCTTGTCATGTTTTTCCTTTCTTATTATACTCTAACAAAATAACATTATCTACTATTAATTAGACATCCACTAATGAGTAAGTAGTTAAACAACAAATATGTCAAATCGTCGATGAGATGACCAACATATTAACAAATTAATGACATGGGGGCCACACGGACTAATTATACTTTTAAACACCAAATGTATGGCTTAAACCCAAATGATTATGTCTAGTTATTTTATTCACACATTCTTGTCTTCTATCAACTTTGCCTATTATATTATACTATATGTGGATGTTCGCCGTATGGGCTATTTGACGACAAATTAAACAAACGATAAAAGccggttttcatttttttttttgaagtttctGAAAACATACGTAACAAACTAACAATGTAAAGACCATGTTGCAAGTTGCTTGTCATATCTTGGAGAAACCCTATGATGAATAATGATTGAGACGAGATTCTATATTTTTTAAACATGAAACACTCGGTTTTCATTTTGGTTGTAGGTGTGACCAGACCAATCCTTATTAAAGATATGATTCATTAGTTCGTAAACTCATTCATTTGTTACGAATCCTACTGATAAACACCAAAATAGACGATATTCCCTCGTCCAAAAGCATGGAGTGCCAAATTTATCATCCGGGTATAGTTAAGAGCCGGATCAATTTTAATTTTGAACCAATCCAGCAAACAACCAAAAATGGTCAAATCATCTaaaatttacatattttttttttcttgtgtgTGTAAATGccaaaatgattaaaaaaaatgatgGCATCATTTTATGTTATTCCTAGttttaaaaagattttattttgaggGAGATAAAATGTTGGGTAAGTGTCCCAATTATTGTTGTCGAGGATCAAAGCTCGCATGTATGGTGGGTGGCTCACACATGTGAAGAAAACATGTTCCATACAAGCAAACCACCTCACGCCACATGTCGACCAAACACCATTACATCTCTAACTTAACGAATGTGTTATTGTGATCCAAGTGTTCGCGTTAGGCTTCATTGTATGCTTCATCCGACTTTAACTGGGTCTTTTAAGATTGTCATATAAGTTGGAATTATAGTGATTTTAACAGAGGTacttttaatatgcattaattttcAATTTTACTTTACATGGAGAAGCGTTAGACTTGCATATACTTTGCTCTAAACGTGGATACCGGAAAAGTTGAAAAGGACTATAACGATAATCATAAAAGGTACAGGAATACCAGTAAGTAATTAATAGTAGTGATTTTTCATTCTAGAAGGATACAAATATGGTAATTAATAATAGTAAAACGAATATCAAATAGCTAGTCCCATTTATGCTATAGCGGATCAAATCCTTTGTGTTGCTGAAGAAGGTATAATGTATATGTATGTGTTGTGAAATTATGCCATGATATGATAACGCATATCCAATGAATGAGATTTATCGTTTTAATTCGTCGTCGTCTTTTAATTTCTTGAACGATTGTCCAAATTATCTTTAATTAGTGTCTACCAGTTTTCTGTTTCAAGAGCAGTTCACGCAGATCCGCAGCGTCAACTTGATTTGTTTGACCCTCTGGCTTGTAGTAACCTGTAACTGGATCCGGAACCCATGGTGTACTCGATTTCTTCGACTCCTCGCCTCCTTTCTTCATCATTGCAACTCCACTTCCCCTCACACTACCACTTGATGTCGCCGCCGCGTATCCACGTCTATAAATGAATAATTCGACAGAATAATCAGCCAACGTATCTCCATAACataaaagatgaaaaaaaaaacagaggAGCTATGCATGACGATAGTTAAAATCGTTGAATTACATCTTTTATACACCAATTATAGTAAGTTACCTGGCAACAACGGAGAGTTGATCAACAAGGAACGACGACAGAAACTTAGCGTTTGAGATAGATCGAGCCATTTCTTCAATGAACAATATGAAAAAGAGACTAACTTGAACTCTGCAGCTATAGATACTTCAAGAACGGAAACTTAGGTAGAGCTATTTAGGGTTTCTGTTCTCGAAGGACCTGGTTTTGTTACGATGAGAAATGAAGAGAAACGCCTTGGTATTTATAAGATGACATGGTAAACGCGTGGAGGAACTAGGAAGTGACcgaaaaacaaatttaaaaaataaataaacttgtAAATGAGGTGGCAGAGAATAATTGAAAGGGTCAGTCAGTCAGTGTTTCATTGACACGTGGACCTGGTTCATCACCAGGAACAAGAGCCGTTCTGTTTTTTGCTATCGACTCTTGACCTAACTTTTCCCATCGTCAACCGGGTCAAAACCTTTCGTCCACGATTTTAGCTGGATAACAATTAAAACTCAATAAATTTTACGTTTGAAGCTAATATTGTATCAGAGGTGATAAAATTTGATTGACTCTTCTACGCTTTTGAGATGCCTTCGCTTGGCATTTCGCCAAATTGTTGGTTGGTATGTAGAGTCACGGTTTTCGCGTGGTTCTTTATAGGTTTTCGCGTGGTTCTTTATAGGCATGAGCAAACGGTCCGAACCGGCCAGAACTGGCTTGACtcgggaaccggcttcggccaaaatcaagaaccgaacccgtccggcggttctaccggtttcGGTTTTTGCCGGGTTTTCGATTTTGGAACCGGTCTGATTTGATACGTTTTCTTGCAGGacttgtaactcattcaatttttaaccaaatcaagtgTTTGTGTAGTCTAAACTTAACTACAAAACCCAAAATAAgtgtaggaaaaagattcaggtaaaaaaaaaacttaaattgagtgagttatgcacatttgaacaaCAAAGTCGGATTACGTTTAATTGATGTAACATAAAAAAATTCTGATTTGACACCCTTCCTTGCGAGacttgtaactcattcaatttttaaccaaatcaagcgtttttatagtctaaacttaactacaaatcataatctacatgtaggaaaaagattcaagtcaaaacaagttaaactgagtgagttatgcacatttgaacaaCAAAGTCAGATTACATTTAATTGCTGAAACATAAAAAAATTCTGATTTGACACCCTTCCTTACGGTGCTTGTAACTCATTCAGTTTTAAACCAAATCaagcgtttttatagtctaaacttaactaaaaatcctaatctacatgtaggaaaaaTATTCATgtcaaaacaagttaaattgaGTGGGTTGTGCAACTTTCAAAATTTGAGTGAGTTATCCGATTCGATTCCCGGTTTTGGTTTTGGGCAGGTTCCAACGACCGGTTCTTACCAggtcccggttccaaaaattGACGAAATTATAGTATTGGTCCCgacccgaccggttccatcgggttctgGTTTCGGCcagttccccggtccatatgctcatctcTAGTTCTTCAATATATGATAACAGCAGcggaacaaaaaaatatatttaagggtAGCATATCTTTTTTTTCTATATAAGATCTAAGGGGTAAAACTAGAAAACTCTAGTTTTGGATGCGGTTAATTATATTAAACATAAATAGAAACAAGTTGCTTCTATTTATAACTACCATATAACCACCACCACTAGACTTCTCTAACAGTTTTTCTTGCGTAATCTCTAAGTGTTAAATGTAACTCGAGCATTTGGAGCATTTGAGTTCAACGGAGCACCTGAAACTTAATGAAGCACTTGGGGTTTATGGAGCATGTAACAAATGAACGGACCATCTGAGAAAGGGATGGATCTCCTGACAAATGAACGAATCAAGTGACAAAGGTATGAATCTTCTAAAAGGTGGTATGTAGCACCTGGAAATGGAATGGAGCATCCTATGCTTGGATGTGCCACTTAGAAGTCAATGTGTGCCGCTATTGGAACTTGATATGCCACCAAGTGACATGATATGTCATCAAGTGACAGGAAATGCCACCAAGCGACTGGATATGTCATTCATGAGGTGGATGCACCATTATAGAGTGGATGTCTAGATATGCCAACCTTGGAGAGGATGTGTCATCCCTTGATCAAGATGTGTCATCCTCATGCCTGATGTGTCATCTTGATGCAAGGATGCGCCACTTGGTTCCTTGATATGTCAATGTATCCCTTGATGAGTCGTATGCTATGAAGTCCCCTATGTTGCTCGAGATTGTTCAAAGAAGCTAAGAAGTTGACGATGTTCAAGGATTATTGCTTGATGTGACACCATGATGATTGATATGTCATGGTGATTCTAATGTGCCACTCTTGCATCATGATATGCCAATATGCATCATGAtgctccatcatgtgtgttgttgATGCTCATGCAGGAATGAATGTTCTAGAAGATGTTGCATGGCGgattgtgattggttgacacctTTTATCGGCCTATGGGCCAAtaggcttggcccattagggttttaggtatgaTCCCTCAAGTAAAACTAGGGATGCATGCTAAgtcattttgtatcttgaattctagagtgTTAGGAAATTCTCTATGAAAATTATACTTGTAACCCATGTTTAAGAACTCATAAATAAAGAATACGCCCATCCTTCCCGTGGAGGTAAGTCACCTTGACCAAACCATGTAAATATTGTGTCATGTGTGCTTTTAGTTTTGCAAGTTATCCGCTTTACTTCTTAAGAGGTTGTAACTAAACGAAAGAAATATAAAAGATTTCAATAAGTGTTGGGACGGGTGATTGAAGCAACTAATATAGTTCTTATGAAAAGCAAGATAAAAGATGTGACCATTTCCATTAATTGGTCATTTGGTCCTCAAGAaaaacatttaagaaaagaaatatCTAAGAAACATTCAAGAAAAGCAATATATAGGGATTCCAATTGATACATGTGTTCTATTTCCGTTCACCAGTTACAACCTTGTGGATGTTTTTCATTGAAGACTTTTATCAAGCATTTGGTGTTCATAAAAAATATAGACCCTAGATAAAACaacttgtaacgcccgcgtttccagactagacattattgttgatgtaatagtctaggttaacctttgtaactctttttgaagtaataaagaagaattatttgagtattatgtgaattatatgcttatttaattgtttataaagatataattgaATTAACgataaaataagtgtcaaaatttaactgtgagataaacccgatatttttacataaagttgtagtggtcgaaacaaggattctggagatataaagaacgccgaaatccgagttataacgaagaagttatgatctgttgaagtttcgcgatagaaccggcacgacgccgaatgacgtaaaatatgaaattaagatagagagatatctagccttagtgatctaaatgaaagttgtagatttcgttaaaccgagagtgtgcataaaaagaacgcccaaatctgacttcgtatgaggaagttatgatttttccgaagtttcgacttagcagtatgcagcccgaatcctcgatttgagatcgagtgatttttagccgaaacaatctaaattagaatcgaagatctcattgatagtagtgaaacgataaaaagataggcgaaaacggacgtcagatgaagaagttatgaatttataacagagttttcctgtcccgacctactaaaagtaatatatttataatatattaaaactaaagtcaaaattagtcaacggagtctaaacgagagttgtagagcatattctcacctacgtatcgatataaagaacgtcgaaaacggagttcgtatgcgaaagttataaatttatgaagttcggggtgcgaaaccccaaaactgtcagccaccacgacgtggcaaaagtgccacgacgtggcaggagctctggaatctgTCAGACCCACTTGCAATGATGCATGTAGTGATGACCCAGCCACCATGACGTGGTAAACCGTACCACGACATGGCAAAGGCAaaattttccctataaatagatttgaagggccaggcGAGTTTAGTTGCTCAAATCCTCTCCTCTCactcatattacctcgatttacgtgcaaagaagtactCCCCGAAGCCTTGGCATCATCCCGAGACCctaagcaagtcccgaagctcgAATATCCcacgaagaaaagagtttccgagccgaagctctacccgcaaGAAGCCCGGTGAGTGAAGTGAACCCAgtttcatcgaagaatactacttctacaagtcgtagtgctgtccgatcatcttttgatcaagtgagtgtgtagttactttcttctaacgcataattaagaagtattttatacgaaatacgtgttatgtgtatattttgttgttatatgtgtgaatgtatattcactttcttctatctcatagatatgatttattctttatgaaatacgtgttatgtgtatgtgcctcatctgttgtttggaatatgtattgaatgagaatgctatacaagttttaaactatctataaaaatatatacttttatctactaatatgtt encodes:
- the LOC111920942 gene encoding protein SENESCENCE-ASSOCIATED GENE 21, mitochondrial, with product MARSISNAKFLSSFLVDQLSVVARRGYAAATSSGSVRGSGVAMMKKGGEESKKSSTPWVPDPVTGYYKPEGQTNQVDAADLRELLLKQKTGRH
- the LOC111920962 gene encoding uncharacterized protein At5g01610; this encodes MSSIIIFTFSILLFSPFTVSSLIDATDDGDHDNLTAYEIIQSYGFPKGILPIGVTGYELDKSTGKFKAFFNGSCSFSLEGSYDLKYKSTIGGIISKGRLKDLTGVSVKVFFFWLNIVEVYTSEDELGFSVGIASAGFPIDNFEDCPQCGCGMDCNGVVDDPRGKQSTKIRTNPFVSSI